In Argiope bruennichi chromosome X1, qqArgBrue1.1, whole genome shotgun sequence, a single window of DNA contains:
- the LOC129958877 gene encoding uncharacterized protein LOC129958877: MFSQNQLQVKNSPSKMLQNFVHHIEKKDTEGTANYVSGMVNFFAKPRQIKSIEELTKTVVVKVQKVTPKAILERLGRQKDSLKTKYRRVESVQNSNEILAQEMKIVAKRKKAKVETIPKKETNFDGQFEKDICGKRNKTKSGRASEEKAGRYYSENYFPTALTKVHSFCENTGDKIQQHSYLCQSSNTHKNRTRNFTEDSTNCSTYCVNCNNMSVVQRIDYNTNAFTAAILQDLLEPESDCLDW; this comes from the coding sequence ATGTTTTCACAAAATCAACTACAGGTGAAGAATTCGCCttcaaaaatgcttcaaaacTTTGTCCATCATATAGAAAAGAAAGATACTGAAGGTACTGCAAATTATGTGTCAGGGATggttaatttttttgcaaagccGAGGCAAATTAAATCTATAGAAGAATTAACAAAGACTGTTGTTGTAAAAGTACAAAAAGTTACTCCTAAAGCAATTCTTGAACGATTAGGTAGACAAAAAGActcattgaaaacaaaatatagaagAGTCGAGTCAGTTCAAAACAGCAATGAAATTTTGGCACAAGAAATGAAGATAGttgcaaagagaaaaaaagctaAGGTTGAAACTATTCCAAAGAAAGAAACTAATTTCGATGGACAATTTGAGAAAGATATATGTGGAAAacgaaataaaactaaaagtggGCGTGCAAGTGAAGAAAAAGCAGGGAGGTATTacagtgaaaattattttcccactGCACTTACTAAAGTACATTCCTTTTGTGAAAATACTGGAGATAAGATTCAGCAGCATAGTTATTTATGTCAATCAAGTAACACGCATAAAAATCGGACAAGAAACTTTACAGAGGACAGTACAAATTGTTCAACTTATTGtgtaaattgtaataatatgagCGTGGTTCAGAGAATTGACTATAACACTAATGCCTTCACAGCTGCGATTCTACAAGATTTGCTGGAACCTGAAAGCGATTGCTTAGACTGGTAG